The Marinilongibacter aquaticus genome has a window encoding:
- a CDS encoding YjbH domain-containing protein — protein MAVFSNKQGWSRGVLLSSTVLFILFAQTLLAQRNLSGKSGLIYIPDAKPAEAGDLHVGYVFNPKNYGLRANGVWSEQVLYADLALFKRFSLTFFLLQGRRDGKRVRSQGLGDRQLDFRWQILMEKEKQPALALILSSPFTIDAACQTQALVATKTFTLKDKSWGLETSLGLGSPYYLYRKVEDEDSMYLNLRNNNIFSNMSFQKKRDDAFGNNYLVGPFGGVKLKYKTWLQLMAEWDGQKVNTGVGLNLFHQLQLQASCLNFDALGFGLAFKQNLN, from the coding sequence ATGGCTGTTTTTTCGAATAAACAAGGTTGGTCGAGGGGAGTTTTGCTCTCCTCGACAGTCTTGTTTATACTTTTCGCCCAGACTTTGCTGGCTCAAAGAAACCTTTCGGGGAAAAGTGGATTGATTTATATTCCGGATGCAAAACCTGCAGAAGCGGGGGATTTGCATGTGGGTTATGTCTTCAATCCAAAGAACTATGGCCTAAGGGCTAATGGCGTATGGTCTGAACAGGTACTGTATGCCGATCTGGCCTTATTCAAACGTTTCAGCCTGACCTTCTTTTTGCTGCAAGGAAGACGAGATGGGAAAAGGGTGCGAAGCCAAGGCTTGGGTGACCGACAATTGGATTTTAGGTGGCAAATATTGATGGAGAAGGAAAAACAGCCCGCATTGGCCTTGATTCTCTCTTCGCCATTTACCATAGACGCGGCCTGTCAAACACAGGCTTTGGTGGCCACCAAAACTTTTACTTTGAAAGACAAGTCTTGGGGATTGGAAACAAGCTTAGGCTTGGGGAGCCCCTATTATTTGTACCGAAAAGTAGAAGATGAAGACAGCATGTATTTGAACCTTCGAAACAACAATATTTTTTCCAACATGTCTTTTCAGAAGAAACGTGACGATGCATTTGGAAACAATTACCTTGTTGGGCCATTTGGAGGAGTAAAACTGAAGTATAAGACTTGGCTACAACTCATGGCCGAATGGGATGGGCAAAAGGTAAACACAGGTGTGGGCCTCAATCTATTTCATCAGCTGCAGTTGCAAGCTTCTTGCCTCAATTTTGACGCTTTGGGCTTTGGCCTGGCTTTTAAACAAAACCTCAATTGA
- a CDS encoding undecaprenyl-phosphate glucose phosphotransferase: MFKRFNKIGYLKLFTDVIILLGSFLAASWLSHREIDRMDRVIVVSFIVAWYLSSKVTNLYEDFRTEKYVSELILVLQNILIQFIVAGQLFFMLDQHAHARVFVVWYLTLITLALIFKGYVTKKLLLIYRRRGGNFRNILFIGYNDVTNDLIESIIVNPHYGYKVKGVVCKEEMHTDDFSYLGDLHKFFNNGISQNIDDVIITSDEVNKEERNAILQFCEERAIRTKIIPNYNNFPPRSIRLSLFGGYPLISMRGEPLQDWHFRALKRAFDVVFSLLVCVLLFSWLFPIIALLIKLDSKGPVFFVQDRWGENGKKFRCMKFRSMRTDAKDVKQDGKFNQATKSDPRITKLGAFLRKSSIDELPQFFNVLKGDMSVVGPRPHAHEHNLQAKEEVDKYMIRHWVKPGITGWAQVNGYRGETKTTLMMQKRVNLDIWYLENWSFLLDIQIIIMTVYNAVKGEEMAY, translated from the coding sequence ATGTTCAAACGTTTCAATAAAATTGGTTATTTAAAGCTCTTCACGGATGTGATTATTCTGTTGGGGAGTTTTTTGGCTGCCTCTTGGCTTAGCCATCGTGAAATCGATCGCATGGATCGTGTGATCGTAGTTTCTTTTATTGTCGCTTGGTATCTGTCTTCCAAAGTGACCAATTTGTATGAGGATTTTCGCACAGAAAAGTATGTGTCTGAATTGATTCTCGTGCTTCAGAATATTCTTATTCAGTTTATCGTAGCTGGGCAATTGTTTTTTATGTTGGATCAACATGCCCACGCTCGGGTATTCGTGGTCTGGTATCTTACGCTGATTACTCTGGCCTTAATTTTTAAGGGTTATGTAACCAAAAAACTCTTGTTGATATACAGAAGAAGAGGGGGGAATTTCCGCAATATTTTATTCATTGGGTATAATGACGTGACAAACGATTTGATTGAATCGATAATCGTGAATCCACATTATGGTTACAAGGTGAAGGGGGTGGTCTGCAAAGAGGAAATGCACACCGATGACTTTTCTTATTTGGGCGACTTGCACAAGTTCTTTAACAATGGCATAAGCCAGAATATTGACGATGTGATTATTACTTCTGACGAAGTCAATAAGGAAGAACGCAATGCGATTTTACAGTTTTGTGAGGAAAGGGCCATTCGGACCAAGATTATTCCAAATTACAATAATTTCCCACCAAGGAGCATACGGCTGAGTTTATTCGGAGGCTATCCTTTGATCTCTATGCGAGGAGAACCCTTGCAGGATTGGCATTTCCGTGCCTTAAAACGTGCTTTTGATGTGGTGTTTTCACTGTTGGTGTGCGTCTTATTGTTTTCTTGGCTATTCCCGATTATCGCTCTTTTAATAAAGCTCGATTCTAAAGGACCCGTGTTTTTTGTGCAAGACCGTTGGGGAGAAAATGGCAAGAAATTCCGATGCATGAAATTCCGGTCCATGCGTACAGATGCAAAAGACGTTAAGCAAGACGGGAAATTTAACCAAGCTACCAAATCCGACCCCCGTATTACAAAATTGGGAGCATTTTTACGCAAATCGAGTATCGACGAATTGCCTCAATTTTTTAATGTCTTGAAAGGGGATATGTCTGTGGTAGGGCCAAGGCCGCATGCCCATGAACACAATTTGCAAGCCAAAGAAGAGGTAGACAAGTATATGATTCGCCATTGGGTGAAACCGGGCATTACGGGCTGGGCTCAGGTGAACGGCTACCGTGGCGAGACAAAAACTACGCTTATGATGCAAAAGCGTGTGAATCTGGACATTTGGTATCTGGAAAACTGGTCTTTCCTATTGGATATTCAAATCATTATAATGACTGTATACAATGCAGTAAAAGGCGAAGAAATGGCCTATTAA
- a CDS encoding tyrosine-protein phosphatase produces the protein MFDFFFKKRNIAGAYSFLGTDFHSHLLPGVDDGSDSVETSLKLIDGLHELGFEKIVTSPHIHHDFYRNSPETLSPAYQLVLNELHTEKANFHFAAEYFFDSHFENQMDEQAPLLTFGPKRILIELPFVAYNPRFEQAIFELVSKNYKPILAHPERYLYLKHKLQTFARLRELGCEFQINLLSLGGYYGEGSFEMGKSLLQHGYADYLCTDMHHERHLNFIRHMATKRKTMKLISQHTWKNTEILS, from the coding sequence GTGTTCGATTTTTTCTTCAAAAAGAGAAACATTGCCGGAGCCTACTCTTTTTTAGGGACAGACTTCCATTCCCATCTTCTACCCGGTGTAGACGACGGCAGCGATTCTGTAGAAACTTCATTGAAACTCATTGACGGATTGCACGAGCTTGGCTTCGAGAAAATCGTGACCAGCCCGCATATTCATCATGATTTTTACAGGAACAGCCCGGAAACGCTTAGCCCCGCTTATCAACTGGTGTTGAATGAATTACACACTGAAAAAGCAAATTTCCACTTTGCTGCTGAGTATTTTTTCGACAGCCATTTTGAAAACCAAATGGACGAGCAAGCACCTTTGCTCACTTTTGGCCCAAAACGTATTCTCATCGAATTGCCTTTTGTAGCTTACAATCCGCGATTCGAGCAAGCCATTTTTGAATTGGTTTCAAAGAATTACAAACCGATTTTAGCTCACCCCGAAAGGTATTTATACCTGAAACACAAGCTTCAAACCTTTGCTCGCCTGCGTGAATTGGGCTGCGAGTTCCAGATCAACTTGCTTTCTTTGGGTGGCTATTATGGGGAAGGCAGTTTCGAAATGGGCAAAAGCCTTTTACAGCACGGTTATGCCGACTACCTCTGCACAGACATGCACCACGAGCGGCATTTGAACTTCATACGGCACATGGCTACGAAGAGGAAAACAATGAAATTGATCAGCCAACACACTTGGAAAAACACGGAAATCTTGTCTTAA
- a CDS encoding UDP-N-acetylglucosamine transferase subunit ALG14: MKIIAIASAGGHWTQLLRMKSAWAGHELLYVSTKASFSTFVPGERFVSVRDSSRWDKIGLLITFKEIFQIIFREKPDIVITTGAAPGVMAMVVSKFLGRKAIWIDSIANVEQISMSGKIASYFAWKCYTQWPELKNERFKYAGNVLK, encoded by the coding sequence ATGAAAATAATAGCTATCGCCTCGGCAGGGGGCCATTGGACGCAGCTCTTGAGAATGAAAAGTGCTTGGGCGGGCCACGAATTGCTTTATGTATCGACAAAAGCTAGTTTTTCAACCTTTGTTCCAGGAGAACGCTTTGTTAGTGTGAGGGATTCGAGCCGCTGGGACAAAATAGGTTTATTGATCACCTTTAAAGAGATATTTCAAATAATCTTTAGAGAAAAACCAGACATCGTGATTACCACTGGGGCTGCTCCAGGCGTAATGGCTATGGTCGTTTCGAAATTCTTGGGAAGGAAGGCCATTTGGATCGACAGTATTGCAAACGTAGAACAGATATCCATGAGTGGAAAAATTGCCTCTTATTTTGCTTGGAAATGTTATACACAATGGCCTGAACTAAAAAATGAGCGTTTTAAATACGCTGGAAATGTACTGAAATGA
- the cysC gene encoding adenylyl-sulfate kinase: MENESKHIVWESNYLDKNDFDRLLGQKGCVLWFTGLSGSGKSTLAKAVQKALFSRTKYAVVLDGDNVRHGLNQNLSFSEEDRKENIRRVSEVCKLFVHHGAIIVTAFISPFRADRIAAREVIGDENFIEIHVATPLEVCIERDVKGLYKKALAGEIKNFTGISQAYEIPAAPKIEVRTDLHSLELCVGQIVDYLTNEGYI; the protein is encoded by the coding sequence ATGGAGAACGAAAGCAAGCATATTGTTTGGGAATCCAACTACCTCGACAAAAACGACTTTGACCGCTTATTGGGTCAAAAAGGCTGCGTACTGTGGTTCACGGGGCTTAGCGGCTCAGGAAAGTCGACACTGGCCAAAGCAGTGCAGAAGGCCCTTTTTTCACGCACAAAATATGCTGTGGTGCTGGATGGCGACAATGTACGGCACGGCCTGAATCAAAACCTCAGCTTTTCGGAAGAAGACAGAAAAGAGAACATTCGGAGAGTGAGTGAGGTCTGTAAGCTTTTTGTTCACCATGGAGCGATAATCGTCACCGCTTTTATTTCGCCTTTTCGGGCGGATAGAATTGCCGCAAGGGAGGTGATTGGCGATGAAAATTTCATCGAAATCCATGTAGCAACGCCCTTGGAAGTGTGTATTGAAAGGGATGTGAAAGGTCTGTACAAAAAAGCCTTGGCAGGCGAAATCAAGAACTTTACGGGAATATCGCAAGCCTACGAAATACCAGCTGCACCCAAAATTGAAGTGCGAACGGATTTGCATAGTTTAGAGTTATGCGTGGGGCAAATTGTCGACTATCTGACAAATGAGGGCTACATTTAA
- a CDS encoding glycosyltransferase, with amino-acid sequence MIFVTTGTQLPFDRLIEAIDKLAEAFSDESFIVQISNYDTVQVKSQNIKLVGFLEPEEFNQYFDSADLIIGHAGMGTILKALEDGKALVVFPRKASLVEHRNDHQMATVGWLKRLKLVNVAESYEDLVKLLHAFKEGLEDQFISEKIESVASESLISELKSVLNESI; translated from the coding sequence ATGATATTTGTAACCACAGGGACGCAATTGCCCTTTGACCGATTAATTGAAGCTATTGATAAACTTGCTGAAGCATTTTCAGACGAAAGCTTCATTGTACAGATCAGTAATTACGATACTGTACAAGTGAAATCCCAGAATATAAAGCTTGTTGGCTTTTTAGAGCCTGAAGAGTTTAATCAATATTTTGATTCGGCAGACTTAATTATTGGCCATGCCGGAATGGGTACAATTCTGAAGGCTTTGGAAGATGGCAAGGCTCTTGTAGTTTTTCCAAGAAAAGCGAGCTTGGTTGAACACAGGAATGACCATCAAATGGCCACTGTAGGTTGGCTTAAAAGGCTGAAATTGGTGAATGTAGCCGAAAGCTATGAGGATCTTGTGAAGTTGTTGCACGCCTTTAAAGAAGGATTGGAAGATCAGTTTATTTCGGAGAAGATAGAATCGGTGGCTTCAGAATCCTTAATCAGCGAATTAAAGAGTGTGCTGAATGAGTCAATCTGA
- a CDS encoding DUF4440 domain-containing protein has translation MKKLALLLFSLCLGFAASAQEVGIIMGTARDYMRTGDVESTLIRLKNLGITKLEGAGSRNMPREEYKALLDKYGFDVVCGGTSFEQLQSEEAIEKIIENLKFFEAEYAVCYWIPHNGDDFTFEDIKKGVEVFNKAGKQFAEAGISFLYHAHGYEFRVYPGPGTMYDYMLEHLDPRYCNIEMDVFWMRNPGQNPAELMRKYPGRFPITHLKDRMIGSVDNLNGRQDPQRNVVLGEGDVNIAEVMKAARETGVKYHFIEDESSRTGVQLPMHLAFLRGLDLDRQALDYSVERFHKALVDADSVTLSYLTAEELTYGHSSGAIENKSIFKEALLSGKSDFSRIDFSKPDIHIKGDVAWVRGNMDADLVGNNGSTSNVKLKILYVWVKEKESGYWKLLARQAVR, from the coding sequence ATGAAAAAACTCGCTTTACTTCTTTTTTCTCTTTGCCTTGGCTTTGCGGCTTCTGCCCAAGAGGTGGGCATTATTATGGGCACGGCCCGAGACTACATGCGTACGGGTGATGTGGAAAGCACTTTGATCCGACTGAAAAATTTGGGCATTACGAAGCTCGAAGGGGCAGGTTCGCGTAATATGCCTCGGGAAGAATACAAAGCTCTGCTCGATAAGTACGGCTTCGATGTGGTCTGCGGCGGTACAAGTTTTGAGCAGCTGCAGTCGGAAGAGGCCATTGAAAAGATTATTGAAAATCTGAAATTCTTTGAAGCAGAATATGCGGTCTGTTATTGGATTCCGCACAATGGCGACGACTTCACTTTTGAAGACATAAAAAAGGGGGTGGAAGTTTTCAACAAGGCCGGGAAACAGTTTGCCGAAGCGGGCATATCCTTTTTGTACCATGCTCACGGCTATGAATTTAGGGTTTATCCCGGTCCCGGCACAATGTACGATTATATGTTGGAACACTTGGATCCCCGTTATTGCAACATAGAAATGGATGTGTTTTGGATGCGAAACCCTGGACAAAATCCGGCGGAGTTGATGCGGAAATACCCGGGTCGATTCCCCATTACGCACTTAAAAGACAGAATGATCGGTTCTGTAGACAACCTTAACGGCCGACAAGATCCACAAAGAAATGTGGTATTGGGCGAAGGGGATGTGAATATTGCTGAGGTAATGAAAGCGGCGAGAGAAACGGGCGTGAAATACCACTTCATTGAAGATGAATCTTCGCGTACAGGTGTACAATTGCCTATGCACTTGGCGTTTTTACGCGGCCTCGATCTCGACAGGCAGGCTTTGGATTATTCGGTCGAACGTTTTCATAAGGCCCTTGTGGATGCGGATTCGGTGACATTGAGCTATCTTACCGCAGAAGAGCTGACTTATGGGCATTCGAGCGGAGCGATTGAAAACAAAAGCATTTTCAAGGAAGCCCTCTTGAGCGGGAAGTCGGATTTCAGTCGAATCGATTTCTCAAAGCCTGATATTCACATCAAAGGAGATGTGGCTTGGGTTCGTGGCAATATGGACGCCGATTTGGTGGGCAATAATGGCAGCACCAGCAATGTAAAGTTGAAAATACTGTATGTCTGGGTTAAGGAAAAGGAAAGCGGGTATTGGAAACTTTTGGCCCGACAGGCGGTGCGGTAA
- a CDS encoding YjbH domain-containing protein, whose amino-acid sequence MKSKLLWLLIGGLWLSGGQSFAQKLKDFERLHELDSVLVFEQRVHRNQWAYIQFLSEQFKAKSQFVPLYQGVPLAAYAKLDTKWKIGNKAEALPLPKWALQKGYKWDFWLQPDFKFFFGNKADPVESKGGLMLNTQLMLFKGMVLYTGLYVPLVNEFDNQPLNLRLSPTYFNYLHKVGKEDFLSISAGGFLQDRYGFQGEWLHYPLDKSWSYGLKGSYTGFYYFYPETLKYTSFRDFSVLGHVAYRFKKNNVSLRVSGGQFLYQDKGAKVELIRQFRKLEIGFYGVSTQNGTTIGVNLAFKIPPKGTLGGEHFRLRTAKSYAWQYVYSRGYKIGEDFRLYQNLERDLRQYHVFYWNQ is encoded by the coding sequence TTGAAAAGTAAACTTTTGTGGCTTCTGATTGGAGGGCTTTGGCTTTCTGGAGGGCAGAGCTTTGCCCAAAAGCTAAAGGATTTCGAACGGTTGCACGAATTGGATAGTGTCCTTGTGTTCGAGCAAAGAGTGCACCGCAATCAATGGGCCTACATCCAATTTTTAAGTGAGCAGTTTAAAGCCAAAAGCCAGTTTGTCCCGCTTTATCAAGGTGTGCCCTTGGCGGCCTATGCAAAGCTGGATACAAAGTGGAAGATTGGGAATAAGGCCGAAGCATTGCCGCTACCGAAATGGGCTTTGCAAAAAGGCTATAAATGGGATTTTTGGTTGCAGCCGGATTTTAAATTTTTCTTCGGAAATAAGGCCGATCCAGTAGAGAGCAAAGGTGGATTGATGCTCAATACGCAACTGATGCTTTTCAAAGGCATGGTTTTGTATACGGGCTTGTATGTGCCTTTGGTGAATGAATTTGATAATCAACCATTGAATCTGAGGTTATCGCCTACTTATTTCAACTATTTACATAAAGTAGGAAAAGAAGACTTTTTAAGCATCTCTGCGGGGGGCTTCTTGCAAGACCGTTACGGTTTTCAGGGGGAGTGGCTGCATTATCCATTGGACAAGTCTTGGTCTTATGGGCTGAAAGGCAGCTACACGGGCTTTTATTATTTTTATCCGGAAACACTGAAATATACTTCTTTTAGAGATTTCAGTGTGCTTGGTCATGTGGCTTATCGTTTCAAAAAGAACAATGTAAGCTTGCGTGTGTCTGGTGGTCAATTTCTTTATCAGGACAAGGGAGCGAAAGTGGAGTTGATTCGACAGTTCCGGAAATTGGAAATTGGTTTCTATGGTGTAAGCACACAAAATGGCACTACAATTGGTGTGAATTTAGCCTTTAAAATTCCGCCTAAAGGGACATTGGGGGGCGAGCACTTCCGCTTGCGTACGGCCAAATCGTATGCTTGGCAATATGTGTATTCTAGGGGATATAAGATTGGAGAAGATTTCCGCTTATATCAAAATTTGGAGAGGGACTTGAGACAGTATCATGTGTTTTATTGGAATCAATAA
- a CDS encoding YegP family protein — MSTLNDYLPAEIYLENLSETDEDGFVRFQDETTALFYFALFKGDSQLIFRSEGYKTEKSRENGVKSVLKNFENDKRYKIIEEEGHYFLVLKAGNHIEIARSVAYASEEEVDHLLGCVLGDDYTPLEEETEETESEDFESHNGDFLSGFMDDQQYLGRQRIHDFYGPTGYVKFHHPNGQFYYAVYNPDDSLYLKSIAFEEEGERDSFFDRLNALIENEDYYDVEKFDGKYYAVITDDNDFVLGLSAGFDTFIDAFKITPTGRQKEITDGIF; from the coding sequence ATGAGTACCCTAAACGATTACCTTCCCGCTGAAATTTACTTGGAAAATTTGTCGGAAACAGATGAAGATGGTTTTGTACGTTTTCAAGACGAAACCACAGCATTGTTTTATTTTGCCCTTTTCAAGGGCGATTCCCAGTTGATTTTCAGAAGTGAGGGCTATAAGACTGAAAAGTCGAGAGAAAACGGCGTAAAATCTGTTTTGAAGAATTTTGAAAACGACAAACGCTACAAAATCATTGAGGAAGAAGGGCATTACTTTTTGGTACTGAAGGCGGGAAACCATATAGAAATTGCTCGTTCTGTGGCCTATGCCAGTGAAGAAGAGGTGGATCATCTTTTGGGTTGTGTGCTGGGCGACGATTACACGCCATTGGAAGAAGAGACCGAAGAAACAGAAAGCGAAGATTTCGAAAGCCACAACGGAGATTTCCTTTCTGGATTCATGGACGACCAACAATATCTCGGAAGGCAAAGAATACACGACTTTTACGGCCCAACAGGATATGTGAAATTCCATCACCCCAACGGTCAGTTCTATTACGCCGTTTACAATCCCGACGACAGCCTCTATCTCAAATCGATAGCTTTTGAGGAAGAAGGTGAACGCGACAGTTTCTTCGATCGCTTGAATGCCTTGATCGAAAACGAAGACTATTACGATGTCGAGAAATTCGATGGGAAATATTATGCCGTCATCACCGACGACAATGATTTTGTACTCGGTTTGAGTGCTGGCTTCGACACGTTTATCGACGCTTTCAAAATCACGCCGACGGGACGTCAAAAAGAAATTACAGACGGCATTTTCTAA
- a CDS encoding alginate lyase family protein: MSFVLLLLSFICCSPDSKAKNLESLEDLKSEYPEHFQRVLAYIDPQRSGLEPYARALQNGDSIKAGRLLLDYFAHKSMPQWLSPEDLIEGERPEQALLLANLLRKDTLLLRGTKVAVPRLSDGFWNWKYTGPNNDEEYGYSLNNQYYLNNVVWARFKNNDKAYTQIFDAVIKDWVMHNPLPAQGSAFYKIFTDPQLDFRDVGELAWRDIDTGRRLGRTWVLSFYMLQKDLAFSEAARFLMLSSMCQQADFLQEYHKKGHNWTVIEMNGLSLFALAFPEFKKSKVWADYAMSVLLHELNAQVYPDGVQSEISSLTHWVALGPFEKAADNFKAAGYAVNPQYVSRLVDMYNYLAYSMRPDGHQALNNDSDRDDLRPRVLAAAEKYARPDWTYIATNGREGQKPEILPSLTFPWAGIHIFRSGWDAQASWLFFDNGPFGTGHQHADKLHISLAAFGQDMLVDGGRFTHKDYFSFDPKTWRGYFRSTYSHNTILVDGAGQNGGQLKAVEPLVEGEDFLHQPTFSFARGTFDAGYQNTDSEVMHSRMVMDVKGEFVVVADRLKADAEHEYAILWHFAPRAEIHSESDGRISAAWGNKKMELIPLVWQNDLPDLVKGADNEGEAHQGWYSLRYDEKEANTAAIYKQEAKDAVMIWILLPFNGPKPVLKAELLEGNARHVRLKVNYQDEVYGIDMPFDTGHAILQKQQK, translated from the coding sequence ATGAGCTTCGTGTTACTTCTTTTGTCTTTTATTTGCTGTTCCCCTGATTCAAAGGCAAAAAACTTAGAAAGTCTTGAAGACTTAAAGTCGGAATATCCCGAGCATTTTCAAAGAGTCTTGGCGTATATTGATCCGCAAAGGAGTGGACTCGAACCTTATGCTCGGGCTCTTCAAAACGGCGACAGCATAAAGGCTGGTCGCTTGCTTCTCGATTATTTTGCCCATAAGTCCATGCCCCAGTGGCTTTCACCCGAAGATTTGATAGAAGGAGAAAGACCTGAACAAGCCCTACTCTTGGCCAATTTGCTCCGCAAGGATACCCTGCTGCTTCGGGGAACGAAAGTAGCCGTGCCTCGACTGTCCGATGGCTTTTGGAATTGGAAATACACCGGGCCCAACAATGATGAAGAGTACGGGTACTCCTTGAACAATCAATATTACCTGAATAATGTGGTCTGGGCTCGGTTTAAAAACAACGACAAGGCTTATACGCAGATTTTTGATGCGGTGATAAAAGATTGGGTGATGCACAATCCGTTGCCTGCTCAAGGCAGTGCATTCTATAAAATATTCACGGACCCCCAATTGGATTTTAGAGACGTGGGGGAACTGGCTTGGAGAGACATTGATACGGGGCGTCGATTGGGGCGAACCTGGGTTTTGTCTTTTTATATGTTGCAAAAGGATCTGGCTTTCTCAGAAGCCGCACGCTTTCTCATGCTTTCGAGCATGTGCCAGCAAGCGGATTTCTTGCAAGAGTATCATAAAAAGGGGCACAATTGGACGGTAATCGAAATGAATGGCCTCTCGCTTTTTGCCTTGGCTTTTCCCGAGTTTAAGAAATCGAAAGTGTGGGCGGATTACGCGATGTCGGTTTTGTTGCATGAATTGAATGCCCAAGTCTATCCCGACGGTGTACAAAGTGAAATATCGTCGCTTACCCATTGGGTGGCATTGGGACCCTTTGAGAAGGCCGCGGATAATTTCAAAGCGGCGGGCTATGCCGTGAACCCTCAGTATGTTTCTCGATTGGTAGACATGTACAATTATTTGGCCTATTCTATGCGGCCCGACGGGCATCAGGCTTTGAACAACGACTCGGATCGTGACGATTTACGTCCACGTGTGTTGGCGGCGGCCGAAAAGTATGCTCGGCCAGATTGGACTTATATAGCCACAAACGGACGGGAAGGGCAGAAGCCTGAGATCCTACCGAGTCTTACTTTTCCTTGGGCGGGTATTCATATTTTCAGAAGCGGTTGGGATGCTCAAGCTTCTTGGTTGTTTTTTGATAACGGTCCTTTTGGTACAGGGCATCAACATGCCGATAAATTGCATATTTCTTTGGCGGCATTCGGGCAGGATATGTTGGTGGACGGCGGACGTTTTACGCACAAGGACTACTTCAGTTTTGATCCGAAAACCTGGCGAGGTTATTTTCGAAGTACCTATTCGCACAATACCATTTTGGTAGATGGTGCGGGGCAAAATGGTGGACAGCTTAAGGCTGTTGAGCCATTGGTCGAAGGAGAGGATTTTTTGCATCAGCCTACTTTTAGCTTTGCCCGAGGTACATTTGATGCTGGATACCAAAATACCGATTCTGAAGTGATGCACAGTAGGATGGTCATGGATGTGAAAGGGGAATTTGTGGTAGTAGCCGATCGCTTAAAAGCGGATGCCGAGCATGAATACGCGATATTGTGGCATTTTGCTCCTCGAGCGGAAATACATAGTGAGTCGGATGGACGAATTTCAGCAGCCTGGGGAAACAAGAAAATGGAACTCATTCCCCTTGTTTGGCAAAACGATCTGCCCGATTTGGTAAAGGGTGCAGACAATGAAGGTGAGGCACACCAAGGTTGGTACAGTCTTCGCTACGATGAGAAAGAAGCGAATACGGCAGCCATATACAAACAAGAGGCGAAAGATGCAGTTATGATATGGATTTTATTGCCCTTCAATGGCCCCAAACCAGTATTGAAAGCCGAATTGCTTGAAGGCAATGCCCGGCACGTCCGTTTGAAAGTGAATTACCAAGACGAGGTATACGGCATCGACATGCCTTTCGATACGGGGCATGCAATATTGCAAAAACAGCAGAAATAA